A genomic stretch from Drosophila suzukii chromosome X unlocalized genomic scaffold, CBGP_Dsuzu_IsoJpt1.0 scf_Xc, whole genome shotgun sequence includes:
- the LOC139353873 gene encoding uncharacterized protein: protein MRSVIQQRGFCKSQITRAHNNATKFVEDIQSIPTLVARLAQLQDNYLRFVRLTEDLYAYESEEGWEDPAEDVDIYEEKHYATYAILSNTLEDLKAEVANNTLLVSDQSFNTTRRSHVDFQFERIKLPTFSGNYEDWKHFSDMFTASIASNTNFTECQRFHYLKSYLSGEALALVKHIPVTNENYSEAWDKLEKRYNKKPLIIRSFLNSFLTLPSATTSSISTVRKLVDGADEVIRGLRALQCDERDPWLIFILLSKLDPETRQSWAQRAESENSSVTIEQFLTFLTSHCDTFEACQLGRAPQARRSAATHHADAHQRRDDNKCLYCQQAHQLYRCDQFLTLDIAARREFLKTRKLCFNCLSASHMVGNCTSKNTCRVCRRKHHTLVHDTPQPFRPGEPNESPSVNTGNLSSTPRDRSFSTNNKLRTHEETPSGSVPPVGNNYTHHTLENIPYAGSQTLLPTILADVDDAWGNTTKCRMLLDTGSTITLASESFVQRIGVHRTHARISILGLAANNAGHTRGRAHFKLRSRHSDHIIEMDSFILSSLTSSLPAQTIDTSSSTWKEISALPLADPTFCTPGSIDVIVGSDQLWSLYTGERKYFGKNYPIALNTIFGWIIAGSYTACDDHITPAVTHHADLDTMVRSFMEMDNVQPNQSLLDSSDPTESHFANTHTRSEDGVYIVEYPFKDGAPPIESTLPQATNRLVSLERRFRRHPELKKQYEEFLDDYLQRGHMEQLTSAQVMDDPDTCVYLPHHAVIKQDSLTTKCRVVFDGSGKDSSGISLNDRLHIGPPIQRDLLGVCLRFRQHRYVLCADIEKMFRGIQVSRRHTNFQRIVWRKNENEPMLHFRLLTVTYGLAPSPFLAVRVLKQLADDHRLEYPAASQALSQDAYVDDIPTGCDSVEDLLVLKTELIGLLGKAKFKLRKWSSNCWNLLQSLPEEDRCYDPIQLTKGSPMESPVKVLGIQWNPGRDVMFVKPTEFDLSIVPTKRELLSQLSKIYDPLGIAAPTTVLLKLIFQESWTAVIHWDEPIPEALNARWRALVEDFSSLTKCQVPRYIAAPYQHIQLHGFADASMHAYGAVVYSRVASDGKFHINLVAAKTRVAPIKSVSIPRLELNAALLLTRLLTIVKASLTIPVNNTICWTDSEIVLHWLSAPPRNWNTYVCNRTAEILSEYPRSCWSHVRSEDNPADCASRGLHPSKLLDHELWWKGPSWMALPQYEWPLSTSKFRVDTHLEARAEERPAKPTTLHSFPDESMDELLINKISSWTRLIRVISYCYRFIHRLRLQHRPYSEYLTSTELQAARNQLLRHIQRKAFQREYTQLENGRQLHAKSQLIRFSPFLDKDGLMRVGGRIERSTLNYNAKHPVIIPKSSPVAELLVRHSHVTNLHTGVDATFTNLRQQYWILGARNIVRKTVFQCKRCFLQRKSTSSQIMGELPVPRVQASRCFQHTGLDYAGPISIKGSTGRTPVIGKAWFAVFVCLTTKALHIEAVTDLTTKAFIAAFQRFIARRSKPTDLYSDNGTTFHGSKRVLDEMRLLAMEQRKDENLANFFANEGILWHFIPPSAPHFGGIWEAGVRSIKLHMKRIMGSSALTFEELSTVLIQIEALLNSRPLCSSGDSTLDPLTPAHFLTGTPYTALPEPSRLDVPINRLERWTQLQAMVQGFWKRWHMEYLTSLHERTKWQLEDDNLKVDTLVVLKEPNLPPSKWILGRIQEVHAGQDDKVRVVTVKTAQGVFKRPITKLAILPLC from the coding sequence ATGCGGAGTGTGATTCAACAGCGGGGCTTTTGCAAAAGCCAAATCACTCGTGCGCATAACAATGCCACGAAATTTGTGGAAGATATTCAGTCAATCCCGACATTAGTCGCGCGATTGGCCCAGCTACAGGACAACTATTTGCGGTTTGTGCGACTTACGGAGGATTTGTACGCCTACGAGTCTGAAGAGGGTTGGGAAGACCCTGCTGAAGACGTTGATATATACGAGGAAAAACACTACGCTACATATGCTATTCTCAGTAATACGCTTGAAGATTTAAAGGCTGAAGTCGCTAACAATACTCTTCTTGTTTCCGATCAATCATTCAACACTACTCGCAGAAGCCATGTGGACTTTCAGTTCGAGCGAATCAAGCTCCCAACCTTTTCAGGAAATTATGAGGATTGGAAACATTTTTCGGACATGTTCACGGCATCGATTGCATCAAATACGAATTTCACTGAGTGCCAAAGATTTCACTATTTGAAATCATACCTGTCTGGCGAGGCACTCGCTTTAGTGAAACATATTCCCGTGACCAATGAAAACTACAGTGAAGCCTGGGACAAGTTGGAAAAGCGGTACAACAAAAAACCGCTTATTATCCGATCATTTCTGAACAGTTTTCTAACGCTACCTAGTGCCACAACCAGTAGCATCAGTACTGTGCGTAAATTGGTGGACGGCGCAGATGAAGTTATTCGTGGGTTAAGAGCACTTCAGTGCGATGAACGAGATCCCTggttaatatttatattattatcaaagttAGATCCTGAAACTCGGCAGTCATGGGCCCAGCGCGCAGAATCTGAAAATTCCAGTGTGACCATCGAGCAATTTCTAACCTTTCTCACATCTCACTGTGACACCTTTGAAGCCTGCCAACTCGGTCGCGCGCCTCAAGCTCGACGATCGGCTGCTACTCATCATGCTGACGCCCACCAGAGACGCGACGACAACAAGTGTTTATATTGCCAGCAGGCTCATCAACTGTACAGGTGTGACCAATTTCTAACCCTGGACATCGCAGCTCGCCGAGAATTCCTGAAAACCAGAAAGCTCTGTTTTAACTGCCTCAGCGCTTCACACATGGTCGGCAATTGCACATCGAAAAACACATGCCGGGTCTGCCGCCGCAAACATCATACATTGGTCCACGACACACCGCAGCCTTTTCGACCTGGAGAGCCTAATGAGTCACCTAGCGTAAACACTGGCAATCTGTCCTCAACCCCCCGAGATAGATCATTCAGCACAAACAATAAACTTCGCACTCACGAAGAGACACCATCAGGCAGCGTTCCTCCTGTGGGGAACAACTACACTCATCATACCCTGGAAAATATTCCGTATGCAGGTTCGCAAACCCTATTGCCAACCATTCTCGCAGACGTCGACGACGCTTGGGGAAATACAACAAAATGCAGAATGCTCTTAGACACGGGATCCACCATTACTTTGGCATCGGAATCATTTGTTCAGCGGATTGGCGTGCATCGAACGCATGCACGAATTTCAATTCTTGGTCTGGCCGCAAACAACGCCGGTCATACTCGAGGGCGCGCACACTTTAAGCTGCGCTCTCGGCATTCGGATCATATCATCGAGATGGACTCCTTCATTTTGTCCTCGCTGACGTCATCGCTTCCAGCGCAAACTATTGACACATCATCTTCAACCTGGAAGGAAATCTCAGCACTTCCCTTAGCAGATCCGACGTTCTGCACTCCTGGATCTATAGATGTCATCGTTGGATCTGATCAACTATGGTCTCTATATACCGgagaaagaaaatattttggtaAGAACTATCCCATCGCTCTCAATACAATTTTTGGTTGGATTATTGCAGGCTCGTACACTGCCTGCGACGACCACATCACTCCGGCCGTGACCCATCACGCGGATCTCGACACGATGGTTCGATCGTTCATGGAAATGGACAATGTGCAACCTAACCAATCTCTCTTGGACTCCAGTGATCCCACAGAGAGTCATTTCGCAAACACTCACACGCGCTCCGAAGACGGGGTCTATATCGTCGAGTATCCCTTCAAGGACGGAGCCCCGCCTATCGAATCAACTCTTCCCCAGGCCACCAACCGCCTAGTCTCATTGGAGCGACGGTTTCGTCGACATCCGGAACTCAAAAAACAATACGAGGAGTTTTTGGATGACTACTTGCAACGCGGTCATATGGAACAACTGACATCAGCCCAAGTAATGGACGACCCTGACACTTGCGTTTATCTACCGCATCACGCTGTCATCAAGCAGGATAGCCTGACGACCAAATGTCGGGTGGTCTTCGATGGATCTGGAAAGGACAGTTCTGGAATCTCCTTAAACGACAGACTTCATATTGGACCACCGATTCAGCGGGACTTGCTCGGGGTTTGCCTACGTTTCCGGCAGCACCGATATGTTCTATGCGCAGATATTGAAAAGATGTTTAGAGGGATTCAAGTTTCTAGGCGTCACACCAATTTTCAACGTATTGTGTGGCGCAAAAATGAGAATGAACCTATGCTTCATTTTCGCCTGTTAACAGTCACGTACGGCCTAGCGCCCTCTCCATTTCTGGCCGTTCGAGTTTTGAAGCAACTAGCTGACGATCATCGCCTCGAGTACCCGGCCGCATCACAAGCATTATCACAAGATGCTTATGTGGACGATATCCCAACTGGATGCGATTCGGTAGAAGATCTTCTGGTTCTAAAGACGGAGCTGATTGGACTCTTAGGAAAAGCGAAGTTCAAACTGCGGAAATGGAGCTCTAACTGCTGGAACCTTCTGCAATCATTACCTGAAGAGGATCGATGTTATGACCCAATACAGCTCACCAAAGGTTCACCTATGGAATCGCCCGTCAAGGTCCTTGGAATTCAGTGGAATCCAGGTCGTGATGTAATGTTCGTCAAACCTACAGAATTCGATCTCAGCATTGTCCCCACGAAACGAGAACTATTATCGCAACTTTCCAAGATCTATGACCCACTCGGGATTGCAGCGCCTACCACCGTGCTTCTCAAGCTCATCTTCCAAGAAAGTTGGACCGCTGTAATACACTGGGACGAACCTATTCCTGAAGCCCTGAATGCACGCTGGAGGGCATTAGTAGAGGATTTCTCGTCGCTGACAAAATGCCAAGTACCTCGGTATATTGCTGCACCCTACCAACACATCCAACTGCACGGATTCGCAGACGCATCCATGCACGCGTACGGTGCTGTTGTTTATAGTCGAGTAGCATCGGATGGGAAGTTCCACATAAATCTCGTAGCCGCCAAAACACGTGTGGCTCCAATAAAATCAGTCTCAATTCCACGCCTGGAATTGAACGCTGCCCTACTCCTGACACGGCTGCTCACTATTGTTAAAGCGTCGTTAACTATTCCTGTTAACAACACGATCTGCTGGACAGATTCGGAGATCGTGCTACACTGGCTGTCCGCACCACCACGGAATTGGAACACATACGTCTGCAACAGAACGGCTGAGATACTGAGCGAATACCCACGTAGCTGCTGGAGCCATGTCCGCTCCGAGGATAATCCTGCCGACTGCGCATCCAGGGGACTTCACCCGTCTAAGCTTCTTGACCACGAACTTTGGTGGAAAGGCCCATCCTGGATGGCCTTGCCACAATACGAATGGCCTCTGTCTACTAGCAAGTTCCGAGTTGATACACATTTGGAGGCCAGAGCAGAGGAACGTCCAGCCAAGCCAACAACTCTACATAGCTTTCCTGACGAAAGTATGGACGAGTTGCTCATCAACAAGATCTCATCCTGGACTCGGCTCATAAGGGTAATTAGCTATTGTTATCGCTTTATTCATCGTCTTCGTTTGCAGCACAGGCCTTATTCTGAGTACCTAACTTCAACGGAACTGCAGGCAGCACGAAACCAACTTCTTCGTCACATCCAACGAAAGGCCTTTCAAAGAGAGTATACGCAGCTAGAAAACGGACGCCAGCTTCATGCAAAATCGCAGCTGATCCGGTTTTCTCCATTTCTGGATAAGGACGGACTAATGCGAGTTGGCGGACGAATCGAGAGGTCGACCCTTAACTACAACGCCAAGCACCCGGTTATAATTCCAAAGAGTTCTCCAGTCGCCGAGCTCCTGGTACGACATTCTCATGTGACAAATCTTCACACTGGAGTGGACGCCACGTTCACAAATCTTCGACAACAGTACTGGATCCTGGGTGCACGAAATATCGTCCGAAAGACTGTCTTTCAATGTAAACGCTGTTTTCTCCAACGCAAGAGCACAAGTAGCCAGATCATGGGAGAGCTACCTGTACCTCGGGTTCAAGCCAGCCGTTGCTTTCAACATACCGGCTTGGATTATGCCGGGCCAATTTCAATTAAAGGTTCAACTGGGCGCACACCAGTGATCGGAAAGGCATGGTTCGCAGTATTCGTTTGTCTAACAACGAAGGCTCTCCACATCGAAGCAGTCACCGATCTAACAACCAAGGCCTTTATTGCGGCTTTCCAACGATTCATTGCTCGGCGATCTAAACCAACTGATCTCTACTCAGACAACGGTACCACCTTTCATGGCAGCAAACGAGTACTCGACGAAATGCGGCTGCTAGCCATGGAGCAACGCAAGGATGAGAATTTAGCAAACTTCTTCGCCAACGAAGGAATCCTGTGGCACTTCATACCGCCTTCTGCCCCACACTTCGGGGGAATATGGGAAGCCGGAGTTCGGTCCATCAAGCTACATATGAAAAGAATAATGGGATCGTCAGCCCTAACCTTCGAGGAATTGTCTACAGTTTTAATACAGATTGAAGCATTACTTAATTCCCGCCCTCTTTGCTCATCAGGGGATTCTACTTTGGATCCGCTTACTCCAGCCCATTTTTTGACTGGCACTCCCTATACTGCCTTACCGGAGCCATCCCGTCTAGACGTCCCCATCAACCGCTTGGAACGATGGACTCAACTACAAGCAATGGTCCAAGGCTTTTGGAAACGCTGGCATATGGAGTACCTAACCTCTCTGCACGAGCGCACCAAATGGCAACTGGAAGACGATAATTTGAAGGTCGACACACTGGTAGTGCTTAAGGAACCAAATCTACCTCCATCGAAATGGATTCTAGGACGTATCCAGGAGGTACACGCCGGACAAGACGACAAGGTCCGAGTTGTTACCGTCAAAACCGCCCAAGGAGTCTTCAAGCGGCCAATTACCAAATTGGCGATCTTGCCCCTTTGCTGA